From Brevibacillus marinus, a single genomic window includes:
- a CDS encoding electron transfer flavoprotein subunit beta/FixA family protein codes for MNIIVCLKQTFDTEEKITLTNGRVNEEGVNYILNPYDEYAVEEALRLKEEYGGEVTAITVGPERTVSALQTALAMGVDHAVQVLCENEELDQFGTAAILAAVLKNRPFDLILTGYVSVDKGTGQIAPRLAEALDLAQVTSITKLELVGERKVVLHRDAEGDTEIIEAQLPLIVSAQQGLNEPRYPSLPGIMKAKKKPIEKLSLGEIGLSGKLSKTITVEVFLPPKKAAVKILQGSLQEQVRELVVLIRNEAKVV; via the coding sequence ATGAACATCATTGTCTGCTTGAAACAAACGTTCGATACCGAGGAGAAGATCACGTTAACCAACGGCAGGGTCAATGAGGAAGGGGTGAATTATATCCTTAATCCCTACGATGAATACGCCGTGGAAGAGGCGCTCCGTTTGAAAGAAGAATACGGCGGGGAGGTAACGGCGATTACCGTCGGCCCAGAACGAACGGTTAGCGCGCTGCAAACTGCCTTGGCAATGGGTGTTGACCACGCGGTGCAGGTGCTCTGCGAGAACGAGGAGCTAGATCAGTTCGGCACGGCTGCCATTCTCGCTGCTGTACTCAAGAATCGTCCGTTTGATTTGATTCTGACCGGGTACGTTTCCGTAGACAAGGGTACGGGGCAAATTGCTCCGCGGCTGGCGGAAGCGCTCGACCTAGCACAGGTGACATCGATCACCAAGCTGGAGTTGGTTGGAGAGAGGAAGGTCGTACTGCACCGCGATGCAGAAGGAGACACCGAGATTATCGAAGCACAGCTACCGCTCATCGTATCTGCTCAACAAGGCTTGAACGAGCCGAGGTATCCGTCGCTGCCGGGGATCATGAAGGCAAAGAAGAAACCGATTGAAAAACTTAGCCTGGGGGAAATCGGATTATCCGGGAAACTGAGCAAAACAATCACGGTGGAAGTATTCCTACCGCCGAAAAAGGCAGCCGTGAAGATTTTGCAAGGGTCGCTCCAAGAGCAAGTGCGCGAATTGGTGGTTCTGATTCGCAACGAAGCGAAAGTGGTGTAA
- the coxB gene encoding cytochrome c oxidase subunit II produces the protein MKHRQMVSRLLPLLLVLIFVLTGCTGQENLSTLLPKGDAAEWQYFMIKYTFYVMLIVVVVVTVLFLYALKFRAKPGDNSIPKQVEGNTKLEILWTVTPFLLILSIAVPLVRTELALAEIPEDAMKVKVTAHQFWWEFEYPDHGIVTSQDLVIPVGEKVSFELTSKDVIHAFWVPALGGKMDTNPDNVNYMWLKADEPGVYQGRCTELCGASHALMDFKVKAVPKEEFEQWVEKMKQPNPEPTDAIAQQGQQIFNQSCVACHAVEGTMKSVGPNLKGFADKSTVAGYLEMKEEDILKWLKNPKEVKPQNTMPSPMQDLKLTEDQLKALSKYLMTLKLE, from the coding sequence ATGAAACACCGACAAATGGTCAGTCGTCTGTTACCTCTATTATTGGTACTCATCTTTGTACTAACTGGATGCACTGGTCAGGAAAATCTGTCGACACTGCTTCCCAAGGGCGATGCGGCAGAATGGCAGTATTTCATGATTAAATACACATTCTATGTGATGTTGATCGTCGTTGTCGTGGTAACGGTTTTGTTCCTCTACGCGTTGAAATTCCGGGCAAAACCGGGAGACAACTCGATCCCCAAACAGGTGGAGGGGAACACGAAGCTGGAGATTTTGTGGACTGTCACCCCTTTCCTGCTGATCCTCAGCATCGCGGTGCCGCTGGTCAGAACGGAGCTTGCCCTGGCGGAGATCCCGGAAGATGCGATGAAAGTGAAAGTAACCGCCCATCAGTTCTGGTGGGAATTTGAATATCCCGACCACGGTATCGTGACCTCCCAGGATTTGGTTATTCCGGTGGGAGAGAAAGTAAGCTTTGAGCTGACGTCCAAAGACGTGATTCACGCGTTTTGGGTGCCTGCCTTGGGCGGAAAAATGGATACCAACCCCGATAATGTGAACTACATGTGGCTGAAAGCGGACGAACCCGGGGTTTACCAAGGAAGATGTACCGAGCTGTGCGGTGCTTCCCACGCTTTGATGGACTTCAAAGTAAAAGCTGTGCCTAAAGAAGAATTTGAGCAATGGGTCGAAAAAATGAAACAGCCCAATCCGGAGCCGACCGACGCCATCGCCCAGCAAGGACAGCAAATTTTCAACCAAAGCTGTGTTGCCTGTCATGCTGTTGAAGGCACGATGAAAAGCGTCGGTCCGAACCTGAAGGGATTTGCCGACAAATCGACCGTGGCGGGCTATCTGGAAATGAAAGAAGAAGATATTTTGAAATGGCTCAAGAATCCGAAAGAAGTGAAACCGCAAAATACGATGCCTAGCCCGATGCAAGACCTGAAACTGACGGAAGATCAACTGAAAGCTTTGTCCAAATACTTGATGACGCTCAAGTTGGAGTAG
- a CDS encoding electron transfer flavoprotein subunit alpha/FixB family protein, whose protein sequence is MGNTVLVFAETKNGQLRQVALEALTVARKIANGKTIAAAVFGSKAEQFVKRLGEYGADQVYVVKNPELDIYTTDGYSQALCQVIRETDSDIILLGHTALGRDLAPRVAARLGIGLISDAIAVEEAAGELLFTRPIYSGKAFEKKKIVSGQIMATIRPNNISAEKQEARGESLDFIAELSNLRTVVKEIVRKSSGGVDLTEAKIVVSGGRGMRSADGFALLRELADVLGGAVGASRGACDAEYCDYSLQIGQTGKVVTPDLYIAVGISGAIQHLAGMANSKVIVAINNDPEAPIFQVADYGIVGDLFEVVPLLTEEFRKILQPA, encoded by the coding sequence ATGGGGAACACAGTCCTGGTTTTCGCCGAAACCAAAAACGGACAACTGCGTCAGGTAGCCTTGGAAGCTCTAACGGTAGCGAGAAAGATCGCCAACGGCAAAACGATTGCGGCTGCAGTCTTTGGCAGCAAGGCCGAGCAATTCGTCAAGCGGTTGGGCGAATATGGCGCCGATCAAGTGTACGTAGTGAAAAATCCGGAATTGGACATCTATACGACGGATGGCTACAGCCAGGCTTTGTGCCAGGTCATCCGTGAAACGGATAGCGATATTATCTTGTTGGGGCACACAGCGCTGGGGCGTGATTTAGCGCCGCGGGTGGCAGCTCGACTGGGCATCGGTCTCATTTCCGATGCGATTGCCGTTGAGGAAGCAGCTGGCGAACTTCTCTTTACACGGCCAATCTATTCCGGGAAAGCGTTTGAAAAGAAAAAAATCGTCTCCGGTCAAATCATGGCCACGATCCGCCCCAACAACATCTCCGCAGAGAAGCAGGAAGCCCGTGGGGAATCGCTTGATTTCATAGCAGAATTAAGCAATCTGCGAACAGTCGTCAAAGAAATCGTCCGAAAGTCTTCCGGCGGTGTCGATCTGACAGAAGCCAAAATTGTCGTCTCTGGTGGACGGGGGATGAGGTCTGCTGACGGCTTCGCGTTGTTGCGCGAACTGGCTGATGTCTTGGGCGGTGCCGTAGGGGCTTCGCGGGGAGCCTGCGATGCGGAATACTGTGATTATTCGCTGCAGATTGGCCAGACCGGCAAAGTTGTCACCCCCGATCTGTACATTGCTGTCGGCATCTCCGGAGCAATCCAGCACCTGGCCGGGATGGCGAATTCTAAAGTGATTGTAGCCATCAACAATGATCCGGAAGCGCCGATTTTCCAAGTGGCGGATTACGGTATTGTCGGTGATCTGTTTGAAGTAGTTCCTTTGTTGACCGAGGAGTTCAGAAAGATTTTGCAGCCCGCATAA
- the ctaG gene encoding cytochrome c oxidase assembly factor CtaG: MFDLSLFDFAAVWSPDWIIASAGIGLLYFLIVNGPLRQSFPNAKRVPLPKQLSFYTGLFCLYLVMGGPFDLLGHFMFSIHMTKMAIMYLIVPPLMIYGMPDWFFLGFERWNRLRKVFRFFTHPILSVLLFTGFFSLYHMPFVFDLSMTNAYVRTLYNTVLLVTAFFSWWPLMSPLPSRDETSDFKKIGYLYMGAFLLLPSCALIVFGETPYYKTYTDPQTWATALGLCVSGDPAALLASFGGPEQFSKLTPLLDQRVGGIIMKVMQEIVYGIVLTYVYYKWVAKEKAREAEEQNLANQPHGYYTQVQ, translated from the coding sequence ATGTTCGATCTTAGCCTCTTTGATTTCGCGGCCGTCTGGAGTCCCGACTGGATCATCGCCTCGGCCGGCATCGGGCTGTTGTATTTCCTAATTGTCAACGGGCCGCTGCGTCAATCCTTCCCCAACGCGAAGCGCGTGCCGCTGCCCAAGCAGCTGTCCTTTTACACCGGATTGTTTTGCTTGTATCTGGTGATGGGAGGTCCGTTTGATTTACTGGGCCATTTCATGTTCAGCATTCACATGACCAAAATGGCGATCATGTATCTGATCGTGCCTCCGTTGATGATATACGGGATGCCGGACTGGTTTTTCCTCGGCTTTGAGCGGTGGAACCGGCTGCGAAAAGTGTTCCGCTTTTTTACGCATCCGATTCTCTCCGTGCTGCTGTTTACCGGATTCTTTTCCCTGTATCACATGCCGTTTGTGTTCGACTTGTCGATGACCAACGCATATGTGCGTACTCTCTACAATACCGTGCTGCTGGTTACCGCTTTTTTCTCCTGGTGGCCGCTGATGTCGCCGCTGCCGAGCCGCGATGAAACGTCAGATTTCAAAAAGATCGGCTATTTGTACATGGGGGCTTTTTTGCTGCTTCCTTCCTGCGCCTTGATCGTTTTTGGGGAAACTCCTTACTACAAGACGTATACCGACCCGCAGACCTGGGCGACGGCGCTTGGCCTCTGTGTCTCCGGTGACCCTGCGGCGCTGTTGGCGTCGTTCGGCGGTCCGGAGCAGTTTTCCAAGCTGACGCCGCTGCTGGACCAGCGAGTCGGCGGGATCATCATGAAAGTCATGCAGGAAATCGTCTACGGGATCGTGCTAACCTACGTCTACTACAAGTGGGTCGCGAAAGAGAAAGCCCGCGAAGCGGAAGAACAAAACCTGGCCAATCAACCGCACGGTTACTATACGCAGGTACAGTAA
- a CDS encoding cytochrome c oxidase subunit I: MATSYLSKNNSLWDWLTTVDHKRIGTLYFFAGILFFAIGGLEALLMRIQLMFPLNDFLDGSTFNQLMTMHGTTMLFFAATPILFGFMNWVVPLQIGARDVAFPFLNSLGFWLFLFGALLMNTSFFLGGAPEAGWTSYVPLALNYSGTDFFVIGLQISGIGTILGAINFLTTIFTMRAPGMTLLRMPMFTWTTVVASALILFAFTPLTGGLTLIMFERLFNASFFDVAAGGNTVIYEHIFWIFGHPEVYLLVLPAFGIISDVLATFSTKRLFGYHSMVFATIMIGFIGFMIWVHHMFTVGMGPITNSVFGIATMLVGIPTGIKVFNWLFTMIGGKLHFTTAGLFAMSFIPNFLIGGVTGVMLAAVSADYQFHDTYFVVAHFHYIIVGGIVQAVFAGIFYWWPKMFGRKLNEKLGKWTFWLMLIGYHMTFFIQHFLGLWGMPRRVYTYLPNQGLDMGNFISSMGAIFMGASVLLLVINMIITFFRGEVAEADPWNGRTLEWAIPSPPPEYNFAQLPLVRANDPWWHEKMQGNKAMIPAEPLGEIHMPNPSILPLIMSLGLFIAGYGFIYHKLIVVIIGLAITFGTMFVRSVVDDLGHHIEPDEKEGVHSV; encoded by the coding sequence ATGGCAACGAGTTATTTGAGCAAGAATAACAGTTTGTGGGACTGGCTGACCACGGTTGACCACAAACGAATCGGTACGCTCTACTTCTTTGCCGGAATCTTGTTTTTTGCAATCGGCGGGCTAGAAGCGCTGTTGATGCGGATTCAGTTGATGTTCCCGCTGAACGATTTTCTCGATGGTTCCACCTTTAACCAATTGATGACGATGCACGGTACGACGATGCTGTTTTTTGCGGCTACGCCGATCCTGTTCGGTTTTATGAACTGGGTCGTGCCGTTGCAGATCGGCGCGCGTGACGTTGCCTTTCCGTTCCTGAACTCGCTCGGATTCTGGCTGTTCCTCTTCGGCGCCCTGCTGATGAATACCAGCTTTTTCCTGGGCGGTGCGCCGGAAGCAGGCTGGACCTCGTATGTGCCGTTGGCGCTTAATTATTCCGGTACGGACTTTTTCGTCATCGGTTTGCAGATTTCCGGTATCGGTACGATCCTCGGCGCGATCAACTTTTTGACGACGATTTTCACCATGCGCGCGCCGGGGATGACGCTGCTGCGGATGCCGATGTTTACCTGGACGACCGTTGTCGCGTCCGCGCTCATTTTGTTCGCCTTCACGCCGCTGACCGGCGGATTGACCTTGATCATGTTTGAACGCCTCTTCAACGCCAGCTTTTTTGATGTCGCGGCCGGCGGCAACACGGTGATCTACGAGCATATCTTCTGGATCTTCGGTCACCCGGAAGTGTATCTGCTGGTGCTGCCCGCATTCGGGATCATCTCCGACGTGTTGGCAACCTTCTCGACGAAGCGGCTGTTTGGTTACCATTCCATGGTGTTCGCAACGATTATGATCGGATTCATCGGCTTCATGATTTGGGTGCACCACATGTTTACCGTTGGGATGGGGCCGATCACCAACTCCGTGTTCGGGATTGCCACCATGCTCGTCGGTATCCCCACCGGGATCAAGGTGTTCAACTGGCTCTTTACGATGATCGGCGGCAAGCTGCACTTCACGACAGCGGGATTGTTCGCGATGAGCTTCATTCCGAACTTCCTCATCGGCGGGGTAACCGGGGTGATGCTGGCGGCTGTCTCGGCGGACTATCAGTTCCACGACACCTACTTCGTCGTCGCGCACTTCCACTACATCATTGTCGGTGGTATCGTGCAGGCTGTGTTCGCCGGTATCTTCTACTGGTGGCCCAAGATGTTCGGGCGCAAGTTAAACGAAAAGCTGGGCAAATGGACGTTCTGGCTGATGCTGATCGGCTACCATATGACCTTCTTCATCCAGCACTTCCTGGGGCTCTGGGGCATGCCGCGCCGCGTCTATACCTACCTGCCCAACCAAGGGCTTGACATGGGTAACTTCATCAGTTCCATGGGCGCGATCTTCATGGGTGCCTCTGTCCTCCTGCTGGTCATCAACATGATCATTACGTTCTTCCGCGGCGAGGTAGCGGAAGCCGACCCGTGGAACGGCCGGACCTTGGAGTGGGCGATTCCGTCGCCGCCGCCGGAGTACAACTTCGCGCAGCTGCCGCTGGTGCGTGCCAACGATCCGTGGTGGCACGAGAAAATGCAGGGCAACAAGGCGATGATTCCGGCTGAACCGCTGGGTGAGATTCACATGCCCAATCCTTCGATCTTGCCGTTGATTATGTCGCTGGGTCTGTTCATTGCCGGATACGGCTTTATCTACCACAAGCTGATCGTGGTGATCATCGGTCTGGCGATCACCTTTGGCACCATGTTCGTCCGTTCTGTCGTGGACGATTTGGGCCATCATATAGAACCCGATGAAAAAGAGGGGGTGCATTCGGTATGA
- a CDS encoding cytochrome c oxidase subunit 3 gives MSSAHAHTAKGLPAEPEKATLEGKNKLVGFWLYMSGEAVLFATFFGTYLGLRNSTNGGPTGAELFALPMVFLATAILLTSSLTSVFAIINMHRNKAGAMRFWFLVTVLLGLAFLLLEIYEFAEYVHHGHTFSSSPFGSSFYTLVGFHGLHVLFGLCWISTLVFRNWNRPIDTYLAPKYYVASLYWHFVDLIWVFIFTLVYLLGKVG, from the coding sequence ATGAGTTCCGCGCATGCGCATACAGCAAAAGGACTTCCGGCCGAACCTGAAAAAGCGACGTTGGAAGGCAAAAACAAACTGGTTGGCTTCTGGCTGTACATGTCGGGTGAAGCAGTGCTGTTCGCAACCTTCTTCGGCACCTATTTAGGTCTGCGCAATTCCACGAACGGCGGCCCGACCGGTGCGGAGCTGTTCGCCCTGCCGATGGTTTTCCTGGCTACGGCCATACTGTTGACGAGCAGCTTGACGAGCGTCTTTGCGATCATCAACATGCACCGCAACAAAGCGGGTGCGATGCGCTTCTGGTTCCTGGTCACCGTATTGCTGGGCTTGGCCTTCCTGCTGTTGGAAATCTACGAGTTTGCCGAGTATGTGCACCACGGCCATACCTTTTCCAGCAGCCCCTTTGGCTCGTCCTTCTATACCTTGGTTGGATTCCACGGGCTGCACGTACTGTTCGGCTTATGCTGGATCAGCACGCTGGTCTTTCGCAACTGGAACCGGCCGATTGACACCTATCTGGCCCCCAAATACTACGTGGCCAGCTTGTATTGGCACTTTGTCGACCTGATCTGGGTCTTCATCTTCACGCTGGTCTATCTGTTAGGGAAGGTGGGATAA
- a CDS encoding ABC transporter ATP-binding protein — protein sequence MLSINDLHVKYKANHALKGVSLTVNQGEIVSLIGSNGAGKSSLIKAVSGMVTPAQGEIHYKQKSIMGLPSHVISKMGILHVPEGGGVFLSLTVEENLIVASLATAKQNQKQNMELVYQLFPRLFERRTFTGKSLSGGERRMLAMGMALMTESELLLLDEPSIGLSPILVETIFETIVKIRDQGKSILLVEQNAAQALFISNRGYVLQEGLIVVHDDAAKLLEDDNVRKAYLGG from the coding sequence ATGCTTAGCATCAACGATCTGCATGTGAAATACAAGGCTAATCATGCGTTGAAAGGCGTATCGCTCACCGTCAACCAAGGCGAGATCGTCTCTCTGATCGGCAGCAACGGCGCCGGTAAAAGCTCGCTGATCAAGGCCGTTTCTGGCATGGTTACTCCCGCGCAGGGAGAGATTCACTACAAGCAGAAAAGCATCATGGGCCTTCCCTCCCATGTCATCTCTAAAATGGGGATCCTGCACGTGCCGGAGGGAGGAGGCGTGTTTCTCAGCCTGACAGTGGAGGAAAACCTGATTGTCGCCAGCCTGGCCACAGCCAAGCAAAACCAGAAACAAAACATGGAACTGGTGTACCAGCTGTTTCCCCGCCTGTTCGAACGGCGTACGTTTACCGGTAAAAGCTTGAGCGGCGGAGAACGGCGTATGCTGGCGATGGGGATGGCACTGATGACAGAATCGGAGCTGCTGCTGCTGGACGAGCCGTCCATTGGCTTGTCTCCCATCCTTGTGGAAACGATCTTTGAAACGATTGTCAAAATCCGCGATCAGGGCAAATCGATATTGCTGGTCGAACAGAACGCCGCACAGGCCCTGTTCATCTCGAATCGCGGTTACGTTTTGCAAGAAGGTCTGATTGTTGTGCACGACGATGCAGCGAAGCTGCTCGAGGATGACAACGTGCGCAAGGCTTACCTGGGCGGATAA
- a CDS encoding COX15/CtaA family protein, producing MHLLQGERKKRHRFSLFTTIMTIVVLLLGNLVVATEAGDACGSDWPYCNGSLIPDFTDPLIVIEYTHRLVTGALGFVILFNLYVALKNRKSLRGERAVRFFAPASVVLLFAQAITGGLNVLLKTPPGFTTFDVMISLLLLVSLVFLTVALKREPVTQMTEALRQKQAKYRRFIVPSAVMLALYYLEVIVGAFFKHSAASEVLLGVHLSERLFDSFVLSQAIYYIHGILSLIVLVSALQILFYALREQIFVKSAFLLLALILAEIVNGLANVWLGLSVAASSLHMILAILTIVVGSYLVARAVLKDFLLIRTNEQSREQQTAVNL from the coding sequence TTGCATCTCTTACAGGGAGAGAGAAAAAAGAGGCATCGGTTTTCGCTGTTTACCACGATTATGACGATCGTCGTCTTGCTGCTCGGCAATCTGGTGGTTGCGACGGAGGCGGGAGATGCATGCGGGTCCGATTGGCCTTACTGCAACGGAAGCCTGATCCCTGATTTTACCGATCCTTTGATCGTCATCGAATACACGCACCGGCTCGTCACAGGAGCGTTGGGGTTTGTCATTCTCTTTAACCTGTACGTTGCACTGAAAAACAGAAAATCGCTGCGGGGAGAGCGGGCGGTGCGCTTCTTTGCTCCGGCCAGCGTCGTTTTGCTGTTTGCGCAAGCGATTACCGGCGGATTGAACGTGCTGCTGAAGACGCCGCCCGGCTTTACCACGTTTGATGTGATGATTAGTCTGTTGCTGCTGGTCAGCCTGGTGTTTCTGACCGTAGCGTTGAAGCGTGAGCCTGTCACGCAGATGACGGAAGCGCTGCGGCAAAAGCAGGCGAAGTATAGACGATTCATCGTGCCGTCAGCGGTCATGCTGGCCCTCTACTACCTGGAAGTCATCGTCGGGGCGTTTTTTAAACACAGTGCCGCAAGTGAAGTTTTGCTGGGCGTCCATCTTTCCGAACGCCTGTTTGACTCCTTCGTGCTGTCGCAAGCGATCTATTACATTCACGGCATTCTCTCGCTGATCGTGCTGGTCAGTGCGCTGCAAATCTTGTTTTACGCGCTGCGCGAACAAATCTTTGTCAAATCCGCCTTTTTACTGCTTGCCTTGATTCTCGCGGAGATTGTCAACGGGTTGGCCAACGTTTGGCTGGGCTTGAGCGTGGCGGCCTCTTCGCTGCATATGATTCTCGCCATTCTCACGATTGTGGTCGGATCGTATCTGGTCGCGCGCGCGGTCTTGAAAGACTTTTTGCTGATCCGAACGAATGAGCAGTCCCGCGAACAACAAACGGCTGTCAATCTGTGA
- a CDS encoding cytochrome C oxidase subunit IV family protein, with the protein MSTNVETRTQRTHSEKHGYKLHILTFVLSIILTVLAFIGIAVDAVPKGFAIPFMIGLAIVQAAFQAAYWMHLNQKGHEFPITFILSAFFCSTITVLACVGLIWW; encoded by the coding sequence ATGTCGACGAACGTCGAAACGAGAACACAGCGTACGCACAGCGAAAAACACGGCTACAAGCTGCATATCCTGACTTTTGTGCTGTCGATCATCCTGACTGTGCTGGCCTTTATCGGCATTGCCGTCGACGCGGTTCCCAAAGGCTTCGCCATTCCCTTCATGATCGGGCTGGCCATCGTGCAGGCCGCCTTTCAGGCAGCGTACTGGATGCACTTGAATCAAAAGGGGCATGAATTCCCGATCACGTTCATCCTGTCTGCCTTCTTCTGCTCGACGATTACGGTGCTGGCCTGCGTAGGGCTCATTTGGTGGTAA
- a CDS encoding (Fe-S)-binding protein has product MLQAVHYLAFVLVTGFAIGMFIRVVGSRIAFIRLGRLSPDASANPQRLKQFIGNVFGQKKVLKDKKSGIMHLVMFYGFIVIQFGAIELIGKGLVPGWELPLGNFHGLFSLIQEGTVALVLLAVGYAFYRRYIEKLPRLERNFKAGIVLLFIAALMVTELLSLGFEMLMLKRSANGYAPISSLIAVAGGHVLNEQVAAVCFYLFWWLHLLVLLAFLIYVPQSKHAHLLFAPLNWWIKDKSRPPGKLTKLDFSQLEAEDAEEYGFGAGRIEQFTQSQLIDLYACVECGRCTSMCPAAATGKSLSPMHLIIKMRDHLTEKGASLTSRSPWFPQAAFAMSAGSAATEAAAAEAPPSPLDVRLVGDVITEEELWACTTCRNCEDQCPVGNEHVSHIIDMRRYLLLTEGNVPTDAQRALTNIERHGNPWGIHRKERDKWREGMEHLTPLAKDTEEFEYLFFVGSMGSYDSRSMKITRSFVRIMHKAGIRFAILGSEEKNSGDTARRLGNELLFQQLAEENIALFNKYGVKKIVTIDPHAYNTFKHEYPEFGLTDVEVYHHTELLAQWLRERRLQPVREVKARVTYHDSCYLGRYNDVYAAPRAILSAIPGVEIVEMERSGSDSMCCGAGGGMMWQEEKQGTRINLARTEQALAVNPSIIGSACPYCLTMLSDGVKIKEAEGQVETLDLVEILERSLDLTG; this is encoded by the coding sequence ATGCTCCAAGCCGTACATTACTTGGCTTTTGTGCTGGTAACGGGATTCGCCATTGGCATGTTCATTCGCGTTGTTGGCAGTCGCATTGCGTTTATTCGCTTGGGGCGGTTGTCACCCGATGCTTCCGCCAATCCGCAACGACTAAAGCAATTCATCGGCAACGTTTTCGGACAGAAAAAAGTTCTGAAAGACAAGAAAAGTGGGATCATGCACTTGGTCATGTTCTATGGCTTTATTGTGATCCAGTTCGGAGCCATCGAACTGATCGGCAAGGGATTGGTACCTGGCTGGGAACTTCCCTTGGGGAATTTCCACGGGCTGTTCAGCCTGATTCAAGAAGGAACGGTAGCATTGGTTCTGCTGGCGGTCGGTTACGCCTTTTACCGCCGTTACATCGAAAAACTGCCGCGACTCGAGCGGAATTTCAAAGCAGGAATCGTGCTGTTGTTTATCGCAGCGCTGATGGTTACGGAGCTGCTAAGCTTGGGTTTTGAAATGCTCATGCTGAAGCGATCCGCAAACGGGTACGCCCCGATTTCTTCGTTGATTGCAGTCGCCGGTGGGCACGTATTGAACGAGCAAGTGGCTGCCGTCTGTTTTTACCTGTTTTGGTGGCTGCATCTACTGGTATTGCTGGCTTTTCTGATTTACGTGCCGCAGTCCAAACACGCTCACCTGCTGTTTGCCCCGCTCAACTGGTGGATCAAGGACAAGTCGCGACCACCAGGAAAATTGACGAAGCTTGATTTTAGCCAACTGGAAGCGGAAGATGCAGAGGAATACGGGTTCGGAGCAGGCCGGATCGAACAGTTTACGCAAAGCCAGTTGATCGATCTGTATGCGTGTGTCGAGTGCGGTCGCTGTACGAGTATGTGTCCGGCGGCTGCAACCGGAAAATCGTTGTCCCCTATGCATCTGATCATCAAGATGCGCGATCATTTGACGGAAAAAGGAGCTAGTCTGACCTCGCGAAGTCCCTGGTTTCCCCAGGCTGCTTTTGCGATGTCCGCTGGATCGGCTGCAACGGAAGCGGCCGCTGCTGAAGCACCGCCCTCTCCTTTGGATGTTCGCCTGGTTGGCGATGTGATCACAGAAGAGGAATTGTGGGCCTGCACCACCTGTCGCAACTGTGAAGATCAGTGTCCGGTAGGGAATGAGCATGTCAGTCACATCATTGACATGCGCCGCTATCTGCTGTTGACGGAAGGCAACGTGCCGACCGATGCGCAGCGGGCGCTGACCAATATTGAGAGACACGGAAATCCGTGGGGGATCCATCGTAAGGAACGCGACAAATGGCGGGAAGGAATGGAGCATTTGACGCCACTGGCCAAGGACACGGAGGAGTTTGAGTACTTGTTCTTTGTCGGTTCGATGGGTTCCTATGACAGCCGTTCAATGAAGATCACCCGTTCTTTCGTCCGCATTATGCATAAAGCGGGAATCCGTTTTGCGATTCTCGGCAGCGAAGAAAAAAATTCCGGCGACACCGCCCGCCGCCTGGGAAATGAGCTGTTGTTCCAACAGCTGGCGGAGGAAAACATCGCGCTGTTTAACAAGTACGGCGTGAAGAAGATCGTTACGATTGACCCACACGCATACAATACGTTCAAACACGAGTATCCAGAGTTTGGCTTGACCGATGTGGAGGTATATCATCATACCGAGCTTTTGGCCCAATGGCTGCGCGAAAGGAGGTTGCAGCCGGTGCGGGAAGTCAAGGCACGGGTTACCTACCACGATTCGTGTTACCTTGGCCGGTACAACGACGTGTATGCCGCACCGCGCGCCATCTTGTCTGCCATTCCGGGTGTTGAGATTGTGGAAATGGAGCGTTCCGGCAGTGACAGCATGTGCTGCGGGGCAGGTGGCGGGATGATGTGGCAGGAAGAAAAACAAGGCACGCGCATCAATCTGGCCCGTACAGAGCAAGCATTGGCCGTCAACCCCTCGATCATCGGCAGTGCATGTCCCTACTGCTTGACCATGCTTTCGGATGGCGTGAAAATAAAAGAGGCGGAGGGGCAAGTAGAAACGCTGGATCTGGTGGAAATTCTGGAACGATCGCTCGATTTAACGGGTTAA